One window from the genome of Drosophila albomicans strain 15112-1751.03 chromosome 2L, ASM965048v2, whole genome shotgun sequence encodes:
- the LOC117565517 gene encoding sarcoplasmic calcium-binding protein, alpha chain, producing MAYSWDNRVDFVVRYMYDIDNNGFLDQNDFQCMAVRACVVEGKGDCSPARLEEYRKLMKNLWDEISDIADDDKDGKISNQEFKDAVKKTCVGKKYEEFPKAMRAFIESNFKLLDIDNDGTVGVNEYRYNCISRVAIDDIAPIDKAFETLLNDDDKKRGGLSLDRYKELYAQFLGNTADNHPAVNLFGPL from the exons ATGGCTTACTCTTGGGATAATCGAGTTGACTTCGTTGTGCGATATATGTATG ATATCGACAACAATGGCTTTTTGGATCAAAATGATTTCCAATGCATGGCTGTGAGAGCTTGCGTTGTGGAAGGTAAAGGAGATTGCAGCCCTGCTCGATTGGAGGAGTACAGAAAATTAATGAAGAATCTATGGGATGAAATTTCAGACATTGCCGATGACGACAAg gATGGTAAGATTTCCAACCAGGAGTTCAAGGATGCTGTTAAAAAGACATGTGTAGGAAAGAAATATGAAGAATTTCCTAag GCCATGCGCGCTTTCATTGAATCGAACTTCAAACTACTTGATATTGACAATGACGGAACCGTTGGAGTTAATGAATATCGCTACAACTGCATTAGCAGGGTGGCTATTGATGACATTGCCCCTATTGATAAAGCTTTTGAGACCCTATTGAAT GATGATGACAAGAAACGTGGTGGACTCTCACTTGACCGATACAAAGAGCTGTATGCCCAATTTCTGGGTAATACGGCTGATAATCATCCAGCGGTCAATCTGTTTGGACCTTTATAA
- the LOC117565541 gene encoding FUN14 domain-containing protein 2 isoform X2, translated as MSCRHSQQTNFKELKMDGASKFVKGVLGDISSRSAYSQMLIGVTSGWATGYTTMKFGKFAAFAIGGSIILIEIAHQEGFIKIDWPKLTRGVDKIAEKMESSISGKDPNWMDKTERFVDRKLDKAESQLRGKAMKVKKWYAKYIGDEDGPKINDLHIFLTAFVGGIALGVASG; from the exons ATGAG TTGTCGTCATTctcaacaaacaaatttcaagGAATTGAAGATGGACGGGGCCTCGAAGTTTGTAAAAGGAGTATTAGGCGATATAAGCAGCCGTTCGGCTTATTCTCAAATGCTGATTGGCGTTACATCAGGATG GGCGACCGGCTACACGACGATGAAGTTTGGAaagtttgctgcttttgcaaTTGGTGGTAGTATTATCTTAATAGAAATTGCACACCAGGAGGGATTCATCAAAATTGACTGGCCAAAGTTAACTAGAGGTGTCGATAAAATAGCTGAGAAAATGGAATCTTCAATATCTGGCAAAGATCCTAATTGGATGGATAAG aCGGAGAGATTTGTTGATCGTAAACTCGATAAAGCAGAAAGTCAATTAAGAGGAAAGGCTATGAAAGTAAAGAAGTGGTACGCTAAATATATTGGAGATGAAGATgggccaaaaataaatgatctTCACATTTTCTTAACCGCATTCGTTGGAGGAATAGCATTAGGTGTTGCCTCaggctaa
- the LOC117565377 gene encoding LIM domain only protein 3 isoform X2, producing MNASFHSYTDILAAHQQDSSSPENFPSVVIGYRNSHNKDIAESNSNISSSQLSFMDETSNDFNNQQLIHPSTLIKVCGGCGDRYWHNGCLKCHCCGAMLADVGSSCFTRRGLILCKKDYSSMFGSSGVCSGCGETIPPSEMVAKALTGINNIDLQNQQKQIINCVFHLRCFSCAKCGSNLRPGDRYAMLGASLVCEQDWHKLLKNPSNSNGTLAQRKGKVGRPRRSKD from the exons atgAATGCATCGTTCCATTCATATACTGATATACTAGCGGCACATCAGCAAGATTCCTCTAGTCCGGAAAATTTTCCTTCAGTAGTCATTGGCTATAGAAACAGCCACAACAAGGATATTGCAGAAAGTAACTCAAATATTTCATCGTCTCAATTATCGTTTATGGATGAAACTTCGAATGATTTTAATAACCAACAGTTAATACACCCAAGCACATTAATAAAGGTGTGTGGCGGTTGTGGAG ACAGATATTGGCACAACGGTTGCCTAAAATGTCATTGCTGTGGAGCTATGCTAGCCGACGTTGGCTCAAGTTGTTTTACAAGGCGCGGTCTTATACTATGTAAAAAGGACTATTCCAG TATGTTCGGAAGCTCCGGGGTTTGTTCTGGATGTGGGGAAACCATACCCCCAAGTGAAATGGTAGCAAAAGCTCTTACTGGAATAAATAATATCGAtttacaaaatcaacaaaaacaaattataaattgcgTATTTCATCTTAGATGTTTTAGTTGCGCAAAATGCGGTTCTAATTTGCGACCTGGTGACAG GTACGCAATGTTAGGAGCGAGTCTGGTTTGTGAACAAGATTGGCATAAGTTGCTTAAAAATCCTTCAAATTCTAATGGAACATTAGCACAACGGAAAGGAAAAGTCGGAAGACCAAGAAGATCAAAGGACTAa
- the LOC117565377 gene encoding LIM domain transcription factor LMO4 isoform X1, producing MNASFHSYTDILAAHQQDSSSPENFPSVVIGYRNSHNKDIAESNSNISSSQLSFMDETSNDFNNQQLIHPSTLIKVCGGCGDKISDRYLLYALDRYWHNGCLKCHCCGAMLADVGSSCFTRRGLILCKKDYSSMFGSSGVCSGCGETIPPSEMVAKALTGINNIDLQNQQKQIINCVFHLRCFSCAKCGSNLRPGDRYAMLGASLVCEQDWHKLLKNPSNSNGTLAQRKGKVGRPRRSKD from the exons atgAATGCATCGTTCCATTCATATACTGATATACTAGCGGCACATCAGCAAGATTCCTCTAGTCCGGAAAATTTTCCTTCAGTAGTCATTGGCTATAGAAACAGCCACAACAAGGATATTGCAGAAAGTAACTCAAATATTTCATCGTCTCAATTATCGTTTATGGATGAAACTTCGAATGATTTTAATAACCAACAGTTAATACACCCAAGCACATTAATAAAGGTGTGTGGCGGTTGTGGAG ATAAAATAAGTGATAGATATCTTTTATATGCTTTAGACAGATATTGGCACAACGGTTGCCTAAAATGTCATTGCTGTGGAGCTATGCTAGCCGACGTTGGCTCAAGTTGTTTTACAAGGCGCGGTCTTATACTATGTAAAAAGGACTATTCCAG TATGTTCGGAAGCTCCGGGGTTTGTTCTGGATGTGGGGAAACCATACCCCCAAGTGAAATGGTAGCAAAAGCTCTTACTGGAATAAATAATATCGAtttacaaaatcaacaaaaacaaattataaattgcgTATTTCATCTTAGATGTTTTAGTTGCGCAAAATGCGGTTCTAATTTGCGACCTGGTGACAG GTACGCAATGTTAGGAGCGAGTCTGGTTTGTGAACAAGATTGGCATAAGTTGCTTAAAAATCCTTCAAATTCTAATGGAACATTAGCACAACGGAAAGGAAAAGTCGGAAGACCAAGAAGATCAAAGGACTAa
- the LOC117565176 gene encoding uncharacterized protein LOC117565176 isoform X2 → MGHWSLRIKAVKEEDRGFYECQLSIYPTQSIFIELKIVEAVAEISNASDILIDETSTLQLQCKLKGATENPAFVFWYHENKMVNYDAQGGFVVTSITENAIPGLENGQHLQTKPNGTKNKTHRSAMESNGDSAIVSTAGPYISTSPISPFSTLQVQPHKSPYLPNSSMSVLTIKTVTFHHAGNYTCAPSNARPASITVHVLRGEKPAAMQHANRSILDGENNSNISLGLNSIKGFNGTNSLLVTGPSLLLSVLCLLANLPSASHLQKQTPMIFFVYVLCTFNS, encoded by the exons ATGGGACATTGGTCGCTAAGGATTAAAGCTGTTAAGGAAGAGGACCGAGGATTTTATGAGTGTCAACTGTCAATTTACCCAACgcaatcaatttttatagaaCTAAAAATTGTTG AAGCTGTAGCTGAAATATCAAACGCATCTGATATTCTTATTGACGAAACTTCTACGCTTCAACTGCAATGTAAACTTAAGGGGGCCACGGAAAATCCAGCATTTGTCTTTTG gTATCATGAGAATAAAATGGTTAACTATGATGCGCAAGGAGGTTTCGTTGTCACGTCGATTACTGAAAATGCAATCCCTGGTCTCGAAAACGGCCAACATTTACAGACGAAACCAAATggcactaaaaataaaacacatcgCAGCGCAATGGAATCAAATGGCGATAGCGCTATCGTATCTACTGCAGGTCCATATATTTCTACTTCACCAATTAGTCCATTTTCAACATTACAAGTACAACCACATAAGTCACCATATCTTCCAAATTCTTCAATGAGCGTGCTAACCATCAAAACGGTAACATTTCATCATGCTGGAAATTATACATGTGCACCGTCAAATGCTAGGCCGGCCAGCATTACGGTCCATGTACTGAGAG GAGAAAAACCAGCAGCCATGCAACATGCGAATCGCAGCATTCTTGACGGAGAGAATAATTCCAACATCAGTTTAGGCCTAAACAGTATTAAAGGATTCAATGGAACCAATAGTCTACTGGTCACAGGGCCCTCACTACTATTATCCGTTCTCTGTTTGCTAGCGAATCTGCCTTCTGCATCCCATTTACAAAAGCAGACACCAATGATATTCTTCGTATATGTATTATGTACTTTTAATAGCTGA
- the LOC117565541 gene encoding FUN14 domain-containing protein 2 isoform X1: MASCRHSQQTNFKELKMDGASKFVKGVLGDISSRSAYSQMLIGVTSGWATGYTTMKFGKFAAFAIGGSIILIEIAHQEGFIKIDWPKLTRGVDKIAEKMESSISGKDPNWMDKTERFVDRKLDKAESQLRGKAMKVKKWYAKYIGDEDGPKINDLHIFLTAFVGGIALGVASG; the protein is encoded by the exons ATGGCGAG TTGTCGTCATTctcaacaaacaaatttcaagGAATTGAAGATGGACGGGGCCTCGAAGTTTGTAAAAGGAGTATTAGGCGATATAAGCAGCCGTTCGGCTTATTCTCAAATGCTGATTGGCGTTACATCAGGATG GGCGACCGGCTACACGACGATGAAGTTTGGAaagtttgctgcttttgcaaTTGGTGGTAGTATTATCTTAATAGAAATTGCACACCAGGAGGGATTCATCAAAATTGACTGGCCAAAGTTAACTAGAGGTGTCGATAAAATAGCTGAGAAAATGGAATCTTCAATATCTGGCAAAGATCCTAATTGGATGGATAAG aCGGAGAGATTTGTTGATCGTAAACTCGATAAAGCAGAAAGTCAATTAAGAGGAAAGGCTATGAAAGTAAAGAAGTGGTACGCTAAATATATTGGAGATGAAGATgggccaaaaataaatgatctTCACATTTTCTTAACCGCATTCGTTGGAGGAATAGCATTAGGTGTTGCCTCaggctaa
- the LOC117564880 gene encoding ATP-dependent RNA helicase me31b isoform X2 — MMTEKIVPGHSSLINKGILSDHQIASNLSDDMGWKSKLKLPPKDNRFKTTDVTDTRGNEFEEFCLKRELLMGIFEKGWERPSPIQEAAIPIALSGKDVLARAKNGTGKTGAYCIPVLEQIDPTKDYIQALVMVPTRELALQTSQICIELAKHLDIRVMVTTGGTILKDDILRIYQKVQLIIATPGRILDLMDKKVADMSHCNILVLDEADKLLSLDFQGMLDHVILKLPKDPQILLFSATFPLTVKNFMEKHLREPYEINLMEELTLKGVTQYYAFVQERQKVHCLNTLFSKLQINQSIIFCNSTQRVELLAKKITELGYCCYYIHAKMAQAHRNRVFHDFRQGLCRNLVCSDLFTRGIDVQAVNVVINFDFPRMAETYLHRIGRSGRFGHLGIAINLITYEDRFDLHRIEKELGTEIKPIPKVIDPALYVANVGGSSGEVCNNSDLNNSTNEEGNVSK, encoded by the exons ATGATGACAGAAAAAATTGTACCCGGTCACTCAAGTTTGATTAATAAAGG aattttgaGTGACCACCAAATTGCAAGCAATCTAAGTGATGATATGGGCTGGAAATCTAAACTAAAACTTCCCCCTAAGGATAATCGATTCAAAACGACA GATGTGACTGATACACGTGGTAATGAATTTGAGGAATTTTGCCTTAAACGAGAACTTCTGATGGGAATTTTCGAAAAGGGCTGGGAGCGGCCATCTCCAATTCAAGAAGCTGCCATACCAATTGCTCTAAGTGGAAAGGATGTATTAGCTCGCGCAAAGAACGGAACAGGAAAGACTGGTGCATACTGCATTCCCGTTTTAGAGCAAATCGATCCCACTAAAGACTATATTCAGGCATTAGTTATGGTTCCCACACGAGAACTTGCCTTGCAGACTTCACAGATATGCATTGAGCTTGCTAAGCATCTGGATATCCGTGTTATGGTCACAACTGGCGGTACTATTCTAAAGGATGATATTCTTCGTATATATCAAAAag TACAATTAATTATTGCAACTCCGGGACGAATTTTGGATCTAATGGACAAAAAAGTTGCGGATATGTCGCATTGCAATATACTAGTTTTGGATGAAGCTGATAAATTGCTGTCATTAGATTTCCAAGGCATGCTGGATcatgttattttaaaattacctAAAGATCCACAGATATTGCTATTTTCTGCAACATTTCCATTAACTGTCAAGAATTTCATGGAGAAGCATTTGCGTGAGCCGTATGAAATTAATCTTATGGAAGAGCTGACACTGAAGGGTGTTACTCAGTACTACGCATTTGTGCAGGAACGTCAGAAGGTGCACTGTCTGAACACGCTATTTTCTAAGTTGCAAATCAATCAATCCATcatattttgcaattcaacACAACGTGTCGAACTCTTGGCAAAGAAAATTACGGAGCTTGGCTACTGCTGTTACTATATTCATGCTAAAATGGCTCAAGCGCACCGCAACAGAGTATTCCACGATTTCCGACAAGGTCTCTGCCGAAACTTGGTTTGCTCTGATTTATTCACCCGTGGTATCGATGTGCAAGCCGTAAATGTcgttattaattttgattttccgCGCATGGCAGAGACATACTTACATCGAATTGGACGATCTGGTCGATTTGGTCACCTGG GTATtgctataaatttaataacgtATGAAGACCGGTTTGACCTTCATCGCATTGAAAAGGAACTAGGAACGGAAATTAAACCCATACCGAAAGTAATTGATCCTGCACTTTATGTGGCCAATGTAGGTGGATCGTCGGGTGAAGTCTGCAACAATAGTGATTTGAATAATTCTACAAATGAGGAAGGCAATGTTAgtaaatag
- the LOC117564880 gene encoding ATP-dependent RNA helicase me31b isoform X1 yields the protein MMMTEKIVPGHSSLINKGILSDHQIASNLSDDMGWKSKLKLPPKDNRFKTTDVTDTRGNEFEEFCLKRELLMGIFEKGWERPSPIQEAAIPIALSGKDVLARAKNGTGKTGAYCIPVLEQIDPTKDYIQALVMVPTRELALQTSQICIELAKHLDIRVMVTTGGTILKDDILRIYQKVQLIIATPGRILDLMDKKVADMSHCNILVLDEADKLLSLDFQGMLDHVILKLPKDPQILLFSATFPLTVKNFMEKHLREPYEINLMEELTLKGVTQYYAFVQERQKVHCLNTLFSKLQINQSIIFCNSTQRVELLAKKITELGYCCYYIHAKMAQAHRNRVFHDFRQGLCRNLVCSDLFTRGIDVQAVNVVINFDFPRMAETYLHRIGRSGRFGHLGIAINLITYEDRFDLHRIEKELGTEIKPIPKVIDPALYVANVGGSSGEVCNNSDLNNSTNEEGNVSK from the exons AT GATGATGACAGAAAAAATTGTACCCGGTCACTCAAGTTTGATTAATAAAGG aattttgaGTGACCACCAAATTGCAAGCAATCTAAGTGATGATATGGGCTGGAAATCTAAACTAAAACTTCCCCCTAAGGATAATCGATTCAAAACGACA GATGTGACTGATACACGTGGTAATGAATTTGAGGAATTTTGCCTTAAACGAGAACTTCTGATGGGAATTTTCGAAAAGGGCTGGGAGCGGCCATCTCCAATTCAAGAAGCTGCCATACCAATTGCTCTAAGTGGAAAGGATGTATTAGCTCGCGCAAAGAACGGAACAGGAAAGACTGGTGCATACTGCATTCCCGTTTTAGAGCAAATCGATCCCACTAAAGACTATATTCAGGCATTAGTTATGGTTCCCACACGAGAACTTGCCTTGCAGACTTCACAGATATGCATTGAGCTTGCTAAGCATCTGGATATCCGTGTTATGGTCACAACTGGCGGTACTATTCTAAAGGATGATATTCTTCGTATATATCAAAAag TACAATTAATTATTGCAACTCCGGGACGAATTTTGGATCTAATGGACAAAAAAGTTGCGGATATGTCGCATTGCAATATACTAGTTTTGGATGAAGCTGATAAATTGCTGTCATTAGATTTCCAAGGCATGCTGGATcatgttattttaaaattacctAAAGATCCACAGATATTGCTATTTTCTGCAACATTTCCATTAACTGTCAAGAATTTCATGGAGAAGCATTTGCGTGAGCCGTATGAAATTAATCTTATGGAAGAGCTGACACTGAAGGGTGTTACTCAGTACTACGCATTTGTGCAGGAACGTCAGAAGGTGCACTGTCTGAACACGCTATTTTCTAAGTTGCAAATCAATCAATCCATcatattttgcaattcaacACAACGTGTCGAACTCTTGGCAAAGAAAATTACGGAGCTTGGCTACTGCTGTTACTATATTCATGCTAAAATGGCTCAAGCGCACCGCAACAGAGTATTCCACGATTTCCGACAAGGTCTCTGCCGAAACTTGGTTTGCTCTGATTTATTCACCCGTGGTATCGATGTGCAAGCCGTAAATGTcgttattaattttgattttccgCGCATGGCAGAGACATACTTACATCGAATTGGACGATCTGGTCGATTTGGTCACCTGG GTATtgctataaatttaataacgtATGAAGACCGGTTTGACCTTCATCGCATTGAAAAGGAACTAGGAACGGAAATTAAACCCATACCGAAAGTAATTGATCCTGCACTTTATGTGGCCAATGTAGGTGGATCGTCGGGTGAAGTCTGCAACAATAGTGATTTGAATAATTCTACAAATGAGGAAGGCAATGTTAgtaaatag
- the LOC117565176 gene encoding uncharacterized protein LOC117565176 isoform X1, with protein MMESEKWHIQIYLFLLLITSAYSNVGKMTSSQNHFGSSLQSQFNTKNNTRVIAQKGGLAILPCVVKVNSPATVSWIRRKDFQLLTVGLSTHSSDKRFLVEHTRHMGHWSLRIKAVKEEDRGFYECQLSIYPTQSIFIELKIVEAVAEISNASDILIDETSTLQLQCKLKGATENPAFVFWYHENKMVNYDAQGGFVVTSITENAIPGLENGQHLQTKPNGTKNKTHRSAMESNGDSAIVSTAGPYISTSPISPFSTLQVQPHKSPYLPNSSMSVLTIKTVTFHHAGNYTCAPSNARPASITVHVLRGEKPAAMQHANRSILDGENNSNISLGLNSIKGFNGTNSLLVTGPSLLLSVLCLLANLPSASHLQKQTPMIFFVYVLCTFNS; from the exons ATGATGGAATCGGAAAAATGGCATATACAgatctatttatttttgctattaATAACTTCAGCCTATTCAA aTGTGGGAAAAATGACATCGTCTCAAAACCACTTTGGGAGTAGTCTTCAAAGTCAgtttaatactaaaaacaataCTCGGGTCATCGCCCAGAAGGGAGGACTTGCTATTTTACCATGTGTCGTTAAAGTCAATTCTCCGGCCACg gtTTCTTGGATTCGAAGAAAAGATTTTCAGTTGCTTACTGTGGGCTTATCAACTCACAGTAGCGACAAAAGATTTTTAGTAGAGCACACACGTCACATGGGACATTGGTCGCTAAGGATTAAAGCTGTTAAGGAAGAGGACCGAGGATTTTATGAGTGTCAACTGTCAATTTACCCAACgcaatcaatttttatagaaCTAAAAATTGTTG AAGCTGTAGCTGAAATATCAAACGCATCTGATATTCTTATTGACGAAACTTCTACGCTTCAACTGCAATGTAAACTTAAGGGGGCCACGGAAAATCCAGCATTTGTCTTTTG gTATCATGAGAATAAAATGGTTAACTATGATGCGCAAGGAGGTTTCGTTGTCACGTCGATTACTGAAAATGCAATCCCTGGTCTCGAAAACGGCCAACATTTACAGACGAAACCAAATggcactaaaaataaaacacatcgCAGCGCAATGGAATCAAATGGCGATAGCGCTATCGTATCTACTGCAGGTCCATATATTTCTACTTCACCAATTAGTCCATTTTCAACATTACAAGTACAACCACATAAGTCACCATATCTTCCAAATTCTTCAATGAGCGTGCTAACCATCAAAACGGTAACATTTCATCATGCTGGAAATTATACATGTGCACCGTCAAATGCTAGGCCGGCCAGCATTACGGTCCATGTACTGAGAG GAGAAAAACCAGCAGCCATGCAACATGCGAATCGCAGCATTCTTGACGGAGAGAATAATTCCAACATCAGTTTAGGCCTAAACAGTATTAAAGGATTCAATGGAACCAATAGTCTACTGGTCACAGGGCCCTCACTACTATTATCCGTTCTCTGTTTGCTAGCGAATCTGCCTTCTGCATCCCATTTACAAAAGCAGACACCAATGATATTCTTCGTATATGTATTATGTACTTTTAATAGCTGA